CCAGCAACGTCATCATCGTCGACGGCACGCAATGGGGACAAGAGGCTCACACCTGGGACGACAAGCCCATTCCGGCCGACCACAGCGGGGTGCTTACGTACGGCCCGGCCATCGTGAGCGGCTTCAGCAACGTAGCCTTCAACTTTCATCTGTACGACCAGTGGGTCAACAACTACACGCCTAAAACGACCAAGTACAACGACTACGTGGACCGGGTGCGGGCCCTGAATCTGAGCATCTTTGTGGGCGAAGTAGGCAGCGTCGACACCGAAGCAACTAAACATGCCACCGAACTGGCGTATGCCGGTCTGAAAAGCAAGAAGGTTGGCATGTTGGCTTGGCACTATACTGGCGCCGATGAGTTCAAGATGACCGACGGCGGCTCGGGGAATGTTCTCAACAACTGCATCATCCCAACCAACCTCACTCCGCTGCAAGGCCGCTTTTTCTGGAACGCCACCCACCAAGATGGCTTCGGTCTAGGCTATCAGGCTACTACCGTTGCTTCCGGCAACTTAGTGGTTAACGGCGGGTTTGAGAATAACCTGACGGCCTGGAGCGGAAGTACCGGCTCTGTATTGGTCACCACGAGCAACGTGCGTAGCGGAGGTGGCAGCAAAGCCCTGGCCGTTGCCAATGCCGGGACCTGGGTGCACAACAGTTTGTCGGGCTACGTGCCGGGCCAAGCCTACACTATTTCGGCCTGGGGCAAAGTAGCGGCTGATGGGCAACGCACCATCGTCGGCCTAAAAGGTAGCACTGGTGAACTGCAAATCCTAACTTTCACTTCAACAACCTACAGCCAGCAGCAAGCCACCTTAACCGTGCCAGCTGGCACTACTTGGCTGCAAGTATTCGTCTACCAGCCCGGGGCCGGCACCGGTTATATCGATGATATCTCGCTGACGACCAGCCTCGGTGGCATTCTGACGGCTAGGCACGCCACGACCCGCTCTACTGGCTCGGAAACGCTCCACGCATATCCCAATCCGGCCCATGAACAGCTAACGGTACAATGCCGGCTGTGCTCCTCCAGCTTGGTGGAGTTGCGCCTGATGGACGCGCTGGGCCGCCTTGTGCGCCGCCAGACTCACCAACCAGTCGCTTCTTCTGGTTTGCACCAGCACGTACTGGACACGCGCGGCTTGCCGGCCGGCACTTACCTGCTCGAACTGCGAACCGCCAATGATACTACCAACCACCTGCAACGCCAAGTCGTGCTCCTTCAACCCTAAGTAGCTGCCCACCGGCACCTATCACCTGCGCGCCACTCCCGACGGCGCCCTCAGCACTTTACTTGAAAGTTTAGTAGTTCCTTTCACTCTTAACCAGCATTTGTATGAACACGCACACAAGCATTCCGGCCAGCCGCCTCTTAGGCTGGCTTCTGCTCGGCACCGCGGCCACGCTGGCTTCCTGCCAGAAGCAGGAAGAAGTAGTAGCGCCCCAGATGCAGGAATCTACCAGCAAGGCCGAAAACATCGGGGCCGCCGCCGGCGCCCTGGCGTACTGGCCCCTCGATGGCAGCGCCGCCGACGCCAGCGGCAGCAGCTCCGGCACGGTGGTGGGCGCCACCTTCGAAGCCGGCATCAGCGGCCAGGCCCTGCGGTTCGACGGCAACGACTACGTCAACGTTCCGGCGGGCCGTGCCTACAGCCCCGATGGCTCCATATCCGTCTGGGTGAAAACCACCCAGACTACGGCGGGGCGCCTGGTTTTCAACACGCAAATTAGCCCGAACGAAGGCACCACGGACGCCATGTTCCTGGGCCTGACTGACGGGAAGCCCCAGCTGTTTTTCGGCGGGGCCCCGAGCTTCGACCCCCGCCCCTTTTCGCTGGTGGGCAACCGGCGCGTCAACGACGGGCAGTGGCACCACGTGGCCGCCACCTGGGCCCTGAACCCCGTAGAGGGCTTCCGGGCTACCCGGCTCTACGTAGATGGTGCCCTGGTCGTCAATGATGATGATGGAACGGGCCCTGACGCTGATGGCTCCACCCTGGCCGACCCCCTGGCCGGCAGCTTCGATTTCAGCCGGCCCATCCGCCTGGGCGCTTCCCCTACTTCAGCCGCTTTTTTTGTAGGGTCGCTGGATGATGTCAGCATCTATAACCGCGCGCTGACCGCCGCCGAGGTAACGGCCCTGGCTGCCCGGCCTGCTACTCCGGCTCCGGTGGAATACATCGTCGACAACCAGGACGCGGGCTTCGGCACGACGGGCACCTGGACCACCAGCACGGGCCTGCCTGGCTTTGCCGGCCGCAATTACCTGCACGACGGCGACGCGCTGGCCAGCCCCGGCAAGGCCGCCACCTGGGCCTCGCCCATCACTACGCCCGCCCGCGCCGGCACCTACGCCGTGTACCTGCGCTGGACCAGCGCCGCCGACCGCCCGGACGCGGCTCCCGTCGAAGTCAACTACCAGGGCGGCCTGGCCCAACTCACCGTCAACCAGCGCCAGCGGGGCGGGCAGTGGGTGCTGCTCGGCACCTGGCCCTTTGCTCCGGGCAGCGGCGACTATGTGCGCCTGTCTGCCACCGACGCCGGCTTCACCATCGCCGATGCCGTTCGCTGGGTGAAGCAGTAAGGCAACCAGCCGCCGGTCCGGTTGCGTGTCGTGATTGGGCCGGCCGCGCTAGCGCCGGCGGGTTCCCGTATGGCACTCCAGATGGCCTGTACGCCGCCACATACCGCCATAAGCGCGTGTGCCGGTCATAGCCGTCAGCGTAAAGGTGCGCCAAGGGACGGGTAGCAGTAGCGACCCGCGTCGGAAGCGGAAGAAAATCACGTGGCCACTGGCATGGAGCTTCTGCCATGGGGGCTTCCATGGCGCGTTCCGCGTCTTCGGCGCTAAGCGTGTGACCGAACCTAGGAAAAAGCCCGTTGACGTTGACAGCCATGGCTACCGTACGCTATGGCGAAGCTTCGAGCACGGATGAAACAGCTAGCTGTTGCCAGCGACAGGCACCTGCCGGACATCATAGCGCGGTTGAAGGCGTTGCGGCGCCGGCGCAGCAGGAAGACGAAGAGTTTCTGGCAGCCAGCGCAAAGCCACCCTCGGCGTAACTAAACAGACTAGGCGTATCACGTATGCCGAAAGCATTTCCTGCACCAGCTCAGTAAAGCCTGTTATGCACTGCTACGTCAAAACGCGGTTTGTGAAAAGCAGCTGAGCGTCTTAGAAGCCCACTCCGACCCGCCAAAGCGTTTTTGGCTACACAGCTACCGCTGAAGCAGTAGCGGCTTGACACAAAAAGCGCCTCTATTGCTCAGAAAATCCATGACTGGCGCTAGCAAGCTTATCAGGAGCCACAACGAGATTGTGTTCTACGAAAGCGACGAGGGACCTGCTGCTAAGCAGCCCCCTGGCTTTTGCTGCTCCTGATGAGCATAGCTCAACGCACATTCTGCAAACCCGCGAAAACACACGAAAAACGGCTTGTTCAGTCGAGCAAGCCGTTTTTCGTGTGTTATAACCACAGCTGACTTGAATCAGAAGTTGGGCGAAAGCAGATACTTGCTGTAGAAGTCGTCGATGATTTTCACGGCCGAAGCGGCATCGTCCACAATCTGCACTAGGTGCAGGTCTTCGGGGGAGATGTTGTGCTCCTCGTGCAGCATCACGTCCTCAATCCACTTAAACAGCCCGTTCCAGTAGGCCGAGCCCACCAGCACGATAGGGAAGCGGCCGATTTTCTTGGTTTGAATCAGGGTAATGGCCTCGAACAGCTCGTCCAGGGTGCCGAAGCCGCCGGGCATCCCAATAAAGCCCTGAGCGTACTTCACGAACATCACCTTGCGCACAAAGAAGTAGTCGAAGTTGATGATTTTGTCGGGGTCGATGTAGATGTTGTGGAACTGCTCGAAGGGCAGCTCAATGTTCAAACCCACCGACTTGCCGCCCTCCGACCGGGCACCCTTGTTGCCGGCTTCCATAATGCCGGGGCCGCCGCCCGTAATCACGCCGTAGCCGTGGCGCACCAGCTTGGCCGCAATTTCCTCGGCTACCTGGTAATAGGGATTTTCGGGCTTGGTGCGGGCCGAGCCGAAGATGCTCACGCAGGGGCCAATCTTGGTCAGCTTCTCGAAGCCTTCCACAAACTCGGCCATCACCTTGAAGATCTGCCAGGAGTCGGCAATCTTGATTTCGTTCCAGTCTTTGTCGACAAAGGCCTTGCGGATGCGCTGCTCATCGTCGAGCTGAATGGTTCGCTCGCCGTGAGTTTGCTCGCGCAGGTCGCTGATGGTCTTGACTTTATTGTCGTTGACGTTGGGTTGCACGATGGTCTGGCCGCTGCCGGCATTCAGCACTTCGTCGGCCACTTTGGTGCGGCTGGTTTTTTTAAGCTTCGACATGAGCTTCAGAGGTAAGGCGGCGCGGGCAGCCGGCTGTTGCCGGCCCCCGGTGGGGTAAGCCCCGCGCCGGGTAAACAAGAAAATAATAGGCAAAAAGAAAGCCGCCCACGGAAGAAGGCGACCAAAAGTAACGGCCCGCAAGTTAACAATTTGTTAACATCAAGTTAAGAAAGTGATGGGGTAATGAGGTGAGGAGGTGACAGGTGAATGGCAACAGGTAACACGTCTGTCATGCTGAGCGCAGCCGGAGGCGCAGTCGAAGCATCTTTACCTCTGACTAACTCCTGATGCTTGCTCAATGAAGCGGGAGAGATGCTTCGAGTGCGGCTGCGCCTCCGCTCAGCATGATTATACCACCCCAACATCAGCACGCGAGATGCTTTGACAAGCGGACGCCAGATGCAGCATGACGTTCTACTTGTTACCTGTCACCATTCACCCCATCACCCAAAACTACTTGGCCCGAATGGCAATAACCGGGTCGAGGTTGGCGGCCAGCACGGCGGGGATGATGCCGGCCAGCACTCCAATGACCACCGACACCGTGAGGCCCAGAGAGATATTGCCGGCTGATAGCGTCAGGGGCAGCGCGTCCTGGGGCACCAACGTCACGAGCCAGACCAGCAGGATGCCGGCCGCCCCGCCCAGCAGGCACAGAAACACGGCCTCAAACAAGAACTGGAACAGCACGAAGTAATTCTTGGCGCCCAAGGACTTCTGAATGCCGATAATGTTGGTGCGCTCCTTCACCGATACAAACATAATGTTGGCAATGCCGAAGCCGCCCACTAGCATGGCAAACGAGCCGATAACCGCTCCCGCCACGCCAATCACCGAAAACAGGCTGGAAATGGCGTTGGCCAGCATTTCGGGTCGGTTCAGGGAGAAGTTGTCTTCCTCGCGGGGCTTCAGGCCGCGGATGTTGCGCATGGCGCCTTTCAGCTCGTACTCCAGGTCGAGCAGGCCGGGGTCGTCGTCGGTGCCCTTCACGCCGATGCTGGGCGTGACGCCGCCAAACCCGCTCGTACTGATGGTAAACATCTTGGCAAACGCCCCGAACGGAATAATGCAGTTGTTGTCGTTGCCGGTGATGCCGAGCACGTTTTTGCCGGCCTTCTCCATCACCCCAATCACCACGAAGCGCTGCCCGCGGGTTTTGAGCACCTGCCCGATGGCCGAGCGGCCCGGAAACAGGTTTTTAGCCACTTCATTGCCGATGATGGCCACGCCGCGGGCACTTTCAATTTCCTGGGGCGTAAAGTAGCGGCCTTCCACCACGGGCACGTCCGAAATCTTGCGGAAGTCGAACGTCACGCCCTGGAGCATGGCCCCGCTCATGCTGTTGGAGCCGGCCCGGAACGTATTGCCGTTCATGTTGGCGAAGATGGCTACGCCCTGGCTGTTGGAACTGAGGTTTTTCTGGAGCAGGCGGTACTCACGCACCGTGGGCACGGGCCGCTTGAAAAACTTCCACCACGGAAACTTCGGGTCGAACACCCACGGCCACTTGTCCACGTAAATCACCTTGTCGCCCACGAAGCTCATGCTGTCCCGGATGTTCTTCTCCAGGGAGTCGACCACCGTAAACACGGCAATGATGGCGAAGATGCCCACCGTGACGCCCAGCAGCGACAAAATGGTGCGGAGCAAGTTGGCTTTCAGGGCGTGCCACGCAAAGCGGAAACTCTCCAAAGTCAGGCGTAGCGCTTTCATACGGTGGCAATAGTTCGGCTAAGGGCGTAGCAGGGGCAATAAGCAGATTTTAGGCGAAAAGTAAGGAAAATACCGGCCGGATGCGTACTTTCGCGGCTCAAATTTTTGTAGTAGGTTCCCCTTCTATTGCCCTGTCTGGCCCATGAAACTGTCTGAGTTTAAATTTGACTTACCGGAAAGCCTGCTGGCACAGCACCCGGCCAAAAACCGCGACGAGTCGCGCCTAATGGTGCTGCACCGCGACAGCGGCAAGATTGAGCACCGCGTGTTCAAAGATATTATCGAGTATTTCGGCGACGGCGACGTGATGGTGGTCAACGACAC
This region of Hymenobacter sp. YIM 151500-1 genomic DNA includes:
- a CDS encoding ABC transporter permease; its protein translation is MKALRLTLESFRFAWHALKANLLRTILSLLGVTVGIFAIIAVFTVVDSLEKNIRDSMSFVGDKVIYVDKWPWVFDPKFPWWKFFKRPVPTVREYRLLQKNLSSNSQGVAIFANMNGNTFRAGSNSMSGAMLQGVTFDFRKISDVPVVEGRYFTPQEIESARGVAIIGNEVAKNLFPGRSAIGQVLKTRGQRFVVIGVMEKAGKNVLGITGNDNNCIIPFGAFAKMFTISTSGFGGVTPSIGVKGTDDDPGLLDLEYELKGAMRNIRGLKPREEDNFSLNRPEMLANAISSLFSVIGVAGAVIGSFAMLVGGFGIANIMFVSVKERTNIIGIQKSLGAKNYFVLFQFLFEAVFLCLLGGAAGILLVWLVTLVPQDALPLTLSAGNISLGLTVSVVIGVLAGIIPAVLAANLDPVIAIRAK
- a CDS encoding LOG family protein → MSKLKKTSRTKVADEVLNAGSGQTIVQPNVNDNKVKTISDLREQTHGERTIQLDDEQRIRKAFVDKDWNEIKIADSWQIFKVMAEFVEGFEKLTKIGPCVSIFGSARTKPENPYYQVAEEIAAKLVRHGYGVITGGGPGIMEAGNKGARSEGGKSVGLNIELPFEQFHNIYIDPDKIINFDYFFVRKVMFVKYAQGFIGMPGGFGTLDELFEAITLIQTKKIGRFPIVLVGSAYWNGLFKWIEDVMLHEEHNISPEDLHLVQIVDDAASAVKIIDDFYSKYLLSPNF
- a CDS encoding golvesin C-terminal-like domain-containing protein translates to MNTHTSIPASRLLGWLLLGTAATLASCQKQEEVVAPQMQESTSKAENIGAAAGALAYWPLDGSAADASGSSSGTVVGATFEAGISGQALRFDGNDYVNVPAGRAYSPDGSISVWVKTTQTTAGRLVFNTQISPNEGTTDAMFLGLTDGKPQLFFGGAPSFDPRPFSLVGNRRVNDGQWHHVAATWALNPVEGFRATRLYVDGALVVNDDDGTGPDADGSTLADPLAGSFDFSRPIRLGASPTSAAFFVGSLDDVSIYNRALTAAEVTALAARPATPAPVEYIVDNQDAGFGTTGTWTTSTGLPGFAGRNYLHDGDALASPGKAATWASPITTPARAGTYAVYLRWTSAADRPDAAPVEVNYQGGLAQLTVNQRQRGGQWVLLGTWPFAPGSGDYVRLSATDAGFTIADAVRWVKQ
- a CDS encoding cellulase family glycosylhydrolase; protein product: MGFLSAGAQNFTVQGPAIYDPAGQEFIPVGANVNAFNFQGWARVGHSAAERNTWRDCWKFNCLRANLYLYAPQWQGQTTDKPFFGNETEAFQHFDNLVNLYTPSKIVVMFEVHDFTGTWPTAAQQTDLKNFWKQMALRYKNNPYVWFNIMNEPGAEKPVPVRYRDIHRDVTQAIRDQGASNVIIVDGTQWGQEAHTWDDKPIPADHSGVLTYGPAIVSGFSNVAFNFHLYDQWVNNYTPKTTKYNDYVDRVRALNLSIFVGEVGSVDTEATKHATELAYAGLKSKKVGMLAWHYTGADEFKMTDGGSGNVLNNCIIPTNLTPLQGRFFWNATHQDGFGLGYQATTVASGNLVVNGGFENNLTAWSGSTGSVLVTTSNVRSGGGSKALAVANAGTWVHNSLSGYVPGQAYTISAWGKVAADGQRTIVGLKGSTGELQILTFTSTTYSQQQATLTVPAGTTWLQVFVYQPGAGTGYIDDISLTTSLGGILTARHATTRSTGSETLHAYPNPAHEQLTVQCRLCSSSLVELRLMDALGRLVRRQTHQPVASSGLHQHVLDTRGLPAGTYLLELRTANDTTNHLQRQVVLLQP